From a single Haloarcula sp. DT43 genomic region:
- a CDS encoding nucleotide exchange factor GrpE, which yields MTEQDAADDTAATEESTAGEARADDANVEGAPEDVDAAEVDLGEFEVDDDLVDRVAESDPEDTARELAALRTRVDSLESQATQQDGDIEELEDKLKRKQAEFQNYKKRMDKRREQEQKRATEDLVTRLLDVRDNLERALDQDEDTDIRGGVESTLRQLDDVLDAENVEVIDPEPGEDVDPTQQQVLARVDSDQPEGTIADVHRPGYEMADKVLREAQVTVSESEE from the coding sequence ATGACCGAGCAGGACGCAGCCGACGACACGGCCGCGACGGAGGAGTCGACCGCAGGCGAGGCGCGAGCGGACGACGCGAACGTCGAGGGCGCGCCGGAGGACGTCGACGCCGCGGAGGTCGACTTAGGCGAGTTCGAGGTCGACGACGACCTGGTCGACCGGGTCGCCGAGTCGGACCCCGAGGACACCGCCCGAGAACTGGCCGCGCTGCGAACGCGCGTCGACAGCCTCGAATCGCAGGCCACTCAGCAGGACGGCGACATCGAGGAGCTGGAGGACAAGCTCAAGCGCAAGCAGGCGGAGTTCCAGAACTACAAGAAGCGGATGGACAAGCGCCGCGAACAGGAACAGAAGCGCGCCACCGAGGACCTCGTGACGCGCCTGCTCGACGTGCGGGACAACCTGGAGCGGGCGCTCGACCAGGACGAGGACACGGACATCAGAGGCGGGGTCGAGTCCACGCTCCGCCAACTCGACGACGTGCTCGACGCCGAGAACGTCGAGGTCATCGACCCCGAGCCCGGCGAGGACGTGGACCCGACACAGCAGCAGGTGCTCGCCCGCGTCGACAGCGACCAGCCCGAGGGGACGATTGCAGACGTCCACCGGCCGGGCTACGAGATGGCCGACAAGGTGTTGCGCGAGGCGCAGGTGACCGTCAGCGAGAGCGAGGAGTAG
- a CDS encoding DUF1328 family protein, with amino-acid sequence MTHLLTAVPLQAGGGFLELALLFLVLAVVAGLAGLGGIAGLSMRIAKILVVVFLVLMVVSFLL; translated from the coding sequence ATGACCCACCTACTGACTGCGGTCCCGCTCCAGGCCGGCGGCGGGTTCCTCGAACTGGCGCTGCTGTTTCTCGTCCTCGCCGTCGTCGCCGGACTGGCCGGTCTGGGCGGTATAGCGGGACTCAGCATGCGAATCGCGAAGATTCTCGTCGTCGTGTTCCTCGTCCTGATGGTCGTTAGCTTCCTCCTGTGA
- a CDS encoding RNA-guided pseudouridylation complex pseudouridine synthase subunit Cbf5, producing the protein MTLRAPPEDRNLDSLRSFGVVNLDKPPGPSAHQVAAWIRDATGQDRVAHGGTLDPKVTGCLPVLLGDAARMAQVFDDAVKEYVTVLELHDRAPADIADIVAEFETEVYQKPPRKSAVKRQLRSRRIHALDVLEREERRLLLRVRCESGTYVRKLCHDIGLAAGTGAHMGDLRRTATGTFDDASLSTMHDLVDALAFAEEGDESQVREVIQPAERALVHLPRVRIAPSAAREVAEGAPVYAPGVIDAGPAEASEATPQQGSQVVCVTPDGAAVCLGTLVGDPDAERGLVVELDRVLV; encoded by the coding sequence ATGACGCTCCGTGCCCCGCCCGAGGACCGCAACCTCGACTCGCTTCGCTCTTTCGGCGTCGTCAACCTCGACAAGCCGCCGGGGCCGTCGGCCCACCAGGTCGCGGCCTGGATTCGTGACGCGACCGGCCAGGACCGGGTCGCCCACGGCGGGACGCTCGACCCGAAGGTGACGGGCTGTCTGCCCGTGTTGCTCGGCGACGCCGCCCGGATGGCGCAGGTGTTCGACGACGCGGTCAAGGAGTACGTCACCGTTCTCGAACTCCACGACCGGGCCCCGGCGGACATCGCGGACATCGTCGCCGAGTTCGAGACCGAAGTCTACCAGAAACCCCCGCGCAAGAGCGCGGTGAAGCGCCAGCTTCGCTCCCGCCGGATTCACGCCTTGGACGTGCTGGAACGCGAGGAGCGCCGACTCCTCCTGCGGGTGCGCTGTGAGTCCGGGACGTACGTCCGGAAACTGTGTCACGACATCGGCCTCGCGGCGGGGACCGGTGCACACATGGGCGACCTCCGACGGACGGCGACGGGGACCTTCGACGACGCGTCGCTGTCGACGATGCACGACCTCGTGGACGCGCTCGCGTTCGCCGAGGAAGGGGACGAGTCGCAGGTGCGCGAGGTTATTCAACCGGCGGAGCGCGCGCTGGTCCACCTGCCGCGGGTCAGGATTGCCCCGAGCGCGGCCCGCGAGGTCGCCGAGGGCGCGCCGGTGTACGCGCCGGGCGTCATCGATGCCGGTCCGGCCGAGGCGAGCGAGGCGACGCCCCAGCAGGGTTCGCAAGTGGTCTGTGTCACGCCGGACGGCGCGGCGGTCTGCCTCGGGACGCTCGTCGGCGACCCGGACGCCGAACGCGGCCTCGTCGTCGAACTCGACCGTGTGCTGGTCTGA
- the cmk gene encoding (d)CMP kinase: MLITVSGPAGSGKSTLAKSLADALNYEHVSGGDIFRSLAEERGMTPLELNKAAEEDDQIDRDLDRRLRDIAAERDGLVLESRLAGWMAGEYADMKLWLTAPLDVRADRIATRENKPFEQAKTETRERGESEAQRYSDYYDIDFDDLSIYDLSVNTARWDPQGVLSVTLHAVESYSPDGDEGQAPVENVRYEF, from the coding sequence ATGTTGATTACCGTCTCCGGCCCGGCCGGCAGCGGCAAGAGCACACTTGCCAAGAGCCTGGCCGACGCACTGAACTACGAGCACGTCAGCGGCGGCGACATCTTCCGCTCGCTGGCCGAGGAACGCGGGATGACGCCGCTGGAACTGAACAAGGCCGCCGAGGAGGACGACCAGATAGACCGCGACCTCGACCGGCGGCTCCGGGACATCGCCGCCGAGCGCGACGGCCTCGTGCTGGAATCCCGTCTCGCCGGCTGGATGGCCGGCGAGTACGCCGACATGAAACTGTGGCTGACCGCGCCACTGGACGTGCGCGCCGACCGCATCGCCACGCGGGAGAACAAGCCCTTCGAGCAGGCCAAGACCGAGACCAGGGAGCGCGGCGAGAGCGAGGCGCAGCGCTACAGCGACTACTACGACATCGACTTCGACGACCTCTCTATCTACGACCTGTCGGTCAACACCGCCCGCTGGGACCCACAGGGCGTCCTGAGCGTGACGCTGCACGCCGTCGAGTCGTACAGCCCCGACGGGGATGAGGGGCAAGCGCCGGTCGAGAACGTCCGGTACGAGTTCTGA
- a CDS encoding DUF106 domain-containing protein, translating into MARTAPKVERLAEDGEAMTDALSTVLAAAEENGTVTWSDVSDDLTSGEWGRLIESGLLIDADGEGFVIDDPEGVREALEESDAAPSDDDDDGGWSKWDKLAGLGTLGLFAGYSLTSVRDVIAGGVIDIFLGPLNDMLPFYVVILVLAIITGTTSTILQDNLMDMSGMSDHQEKMEDLKERRKAAKERDDQEALDRLEEEQMELMTDQMGMFKQQFRPMVWIMLVNIPLFLWLYWIVFGAGVEASPVITLPIFGAVEAWSNGVAGPVQAWIVWYFLCSLSFTQIIRKALNVETTPTG; encoded by the coding sequence ATGGCACGTACCGCGCCGAAGGTAGAACGACTCGCCGAGGACGGCGAGGCAATGACTGACGCGCTCTCGACGGTGCTCGCCGCGGCCGAGGAGAACGGGACCGTCACCTGGAGCGACGTGAGCGACGACCTCACGAGCGGCGAGTGGGGACGGCTCATCGAGTCCGGGCTGCTCATCGACGCCGACGGCGAGGGCTTCGTCATCGACGACCCCGAGGGCGTCCGCGAGGCGCTCGAGGAGTCCGACGCGGCCCCGAGCGACGATGACGACGACGGCGGCTGGTCGAAGTGGGACAAGCTCGCCGGGCTCGGGACGCTCGGCCTCTTTGCCGGCTACTCGCTGACCTCCGTCAGGGACGTCATCGCGGGCGGCGTCATCGACATCTTCCTCGGGCCGCTCAACGACATGCTGCCGTTCTACGTCGTCATCCTGGTGCTGGCCATCATCACCGGGACTACCTCGACGATTCTGCAGGACAACCTCATGGACATGTCGGGGATGAGCGACCACCAGGAGAAGATGGAGGACCTGAAAGAGCGCCGCAAGGCCGCGAAGGAACGCGACGACCAGGAGGCCCTGGACCGGCTCGAAGAGGAGCAGATGGAGCTGATGACCGACCAGATGGGGATGTTCAAACAGCAGTTCCGCCCGATGGTGTGGATAATGCTGGTCAACATCCCGCTGTTCCTCTGGCTCTACTGGATCGTTTTCGGCGCCGGCGTCGAGGCGAGCCCGGTGATTACGCTCCCCATCTTCGGAGCGGTCGAGGCCTGGAGCAACGGCGTCGCCGGCCCGGTACAGGCGTGGATTGTCTGGTACTTCCTGTGCTCGCTCTCCTTTACCCAGATTATCCGGAAGGCGCTCAACGTCGAGACGACGCCGACCGGGTAG
- a CDS encoding adenylate kinase produces the protein MSNPRILILGPPGAGKGTQSANLADEYGVEHVTTGDALRANKDMDISDMDTEYDTPREYMEAGDLVPDAVVNAIVEEALSQADGFVLDGYPRNLDQAEELEGMTDLDVILSLDVSREELVDRLTGRRVCDDCGTNYHVEFNQPAEEGVCDECGGDLIQRDDDNEESVRNRLDVFDDNTAPVIDHYEDHDGFVAVDGEQTPDEVWSDIQDAVDAQTA, from the coding sequence ATGTCGAATCCGCGAATCCTGATTCTCGGGCCGCCGGGAGCCGGCAAAGGAACCCAGAGCGCCAACCTCGCCGACGAGTACGGCGTCGAGCACGTCACCACCGGCGACGCGCTCCGGGCGAACAAGGACATGGACATCAGCGACATGGACACCGAGTACGACACGCCCCGCGAGTACATGGAGGCGGGCGACCTGGTCCCGGACGCGGTGGTCAACGCCATCGTCGAGGAGGCGCTCTCGCAGGCCGACGGCTTCGTGCTGGACGGCTACCCGCGCAACCTCGACCAGGCGGAGGAACTGGAAGGGATGACCGACCTCGACGTGATTCTGTCGCTCGACGTCTCGCGCGAGGAACTGGTCGACCGGCTCACCGGTCGCCGCGTCTGTGACGACTGCGGCACGAACTACCACGTGGAGTTCAATCAGCCCGCGGAGGAGGGCGTCTGCGACGAGTGTGGCGGCGACCTCATCCAGCGCGACGACGACAACGAGGAGTCCGTCCGCAACAGGCTGGACGTGTTCGACGACAACACCGCACCGGTCATCGACCACTACGAGGACCACGACGGGTTCGTCGCCGTCGACGGCGAGCAGACGCCCGACGAGGTCTGGAGCGACATCCAGGACGCCGTCGACGCACAGACGGCCTGA
- a CDS encoding peroxiredoxin: protein MLEPGAPAPDVSAQNQFGDTVSPDFEEPTVVYFYPEDFTGGCTIEARDFQDHLPQFREGGITVYGVSMDDVATHDEFAEEEGLLYDLLADPDGTVAEAFGLDTSGGRTDRRTFVLADGEVKSVYDPDRSNPEGHAQEVLRDVRNEFVQGG from the coding sequence ATGCTCGAACCCGGAGCGCCCGCGCCCGACGTCAGCGCACAGAACCAGTTCGGCGACACTGTCTCACCGGACTTCGAGGAGCCGACCGTGGTGTACTTCTATCCCGAAGACTTCACCGGCGGCTGTACCATCGAGGCCCGGGACTTCCAGGACCACCTCCCGCAGTTCCGTGAGGGCGGTATCACCGTCTACGGCGTCTCGATGGACGACGTGGCGACCCACGACGAGTTCGCCGAGGAGGAGGGCCTGCTGTACGACCTGCTGGCCGACCCCGACGGGACCGTCGCCGAGGCGTTCGGCCTCGACACCAGCGGCGGCCGGACCGACCGCCGGACGTTCGTGCTGGCCGACGGCGAAGTCAAGTCTGTCTACGACCCGGACCGCTCGAACCCCGAGGGCCACGCCCAGGAAGTCCTTCGGGACGTTCGCAACGAATTCGTCCAGGGCGGGTAG
- a CDS encoding homoserine kinase: MLTVRAPATSANLGSGFDVFGVALERPADVVRLEKADRVTIEMTGAGSQYIPEDPDKNTVGAVAEALDAPARIQIDKGVRPASGLGSSAASAAAAAVGLNELYDRGYSREELVPIAAKGEAVVSGDAHDDNVAPSILGGFTIATEQGVTQVDADIPLVACLPDIVVSTRDARNVVPESARVEQLVETVGNAASLTTGMHRDDPELVGQGMHDTVVTPARAKLIDGYEQVREAALAAGATGVTISGAGPTVIAACAEADRRRIASTMLDAFGERGVDARVYQTRIGRGAQVF, encoded by the coding sequence ATGCTGACAGTCCGGGCGCCGGCTACCAGTGCGAACCTCGGGAGCGGCTTCGACGTGTTCGGCGTCGCACTGGAGCGTCCGGCCGACGTCGTCCGCCTCGAAAAGGCCGACCGGGTCACCATCGAGATGACCGGCGCTGGCAGCCAGTACATCCCGGAGGACCCCGACAAGAACACCGTCGGCGCGGTCGCCGAGGCGCTCGATGCGCCGGCCCGCATCCAGATTGACAAGGGCGTCCGCCCCGCCTCGGGGCTGGGATCCTCAGCGGCCAGCGCCGCCGCGGCGGCCGTCGGACTGAACGAACTGTACGACCGCGGCTACTCCCGCGAGGAACTGGTCCCCATCGCCGCCAAGGGCGAGGCCGTCGTCTCGGGTGACGCCCACGACGACAACGTCGCCCCCTCTATCCTGGGCGGGTTCACCATCGCCACCGAGCAGGGCGTCACACAGGTCGACGCCGACATCCCGCTGGTCGCGTGTCTCCCCGATATCGTCGTGTCCACGCGAGACGCGCGCAACGTCGTCCCCGAGAGCGCCAGGGTCGAGCAGCTGGTGGAGACGGTGGGCAACGCCGCGTCGCTGACGACGGGGATGCACCGCGACGACCCCGAACTCGTCGGGCAGGGGATGCACGACACCGTCGTGACGCCGGCCCGCGCGAAGCTCATCGACGGCTACGAACAGGTCCGCGAGGCCGCCCTGGCGGCCGGTGCGACCGGCGTCACCATCTCCGGGGCCGGTCCGACCGTCATCGCGGCCTGCGCCGAGGCGGACCGCCGGCGGATTGCGAGCACGATGCTCGACGCTTTCGGCGAGCGCGGCGTCGACGCCCGCGTGTATCAGACCCGAATCGGCCGCGGCGCGCAAGTGTTCTGA
- a CDS encoding sensor histidine kinase, with protein sequence MDVDIATVAILGNVGGALVGFAVAVLATRHQETPGARQYGWLALAGGCWCAVALGQVLATGPDVAETAYVLARTTSAQLIGLWAVFVLVYTGRRSWLRPSRLAPLLLAANADVLLLLVGQGRFVEATAVPVTQSGVTLFVVERGAVYTPSLAVSYVPLLLGYALLLEFLFRSENIYRRQTAAIAVGAVLPGVIAVLYDFGYTPHPAIDFTPMAFSVSILFVGWVLFKDESLSVTTLSGDTLVDNLPDPVVALDEDWSVIDYNAAAAAELDHPDPEGESLDALAPGLSDHITHGEVFSFGDSLTYYNPQTTSLTDQFGTERGRLVVLRDVTGQQRRQDRLEALQAATQQFIEAETAEAVAEMAVEFATAVLDQNAAGVFLEDDGVLEPAVVSDTVAEHVEAELLYGRPTDEPESKLWRTYETGEVQTVSLEQDGLDPLDNALMLPLGSHGVMAVASHDDTFATEDRRYAAILAQTTQVALDQVERERELRRSRSSVKRRREQIEFFNGLLRHSLHNAMVVIRGRAEHVRDDVSASERHHIDSISDWCTKLTEMSETIRDINNTVTASEAERLGAVDLNATLRRSVQSLRAEYDSASVTCELDGDYCVQANELLDEVLLSVLRNAVDHNDAETPRVCVSVQRASDWLQVRIADDGPGMSDELKTKVFERGLSPDQTADGFGLYFVSVMMELYSGTFWFEDNDPTGTVAVLEFQRVAAAEQPADGPHRDSDDGAAAEAQAKSHNRG encoded by the coding sequence ATGGATGTCGACATCGCCACGGTCGCCATCCTCGGGAACGTAGGCGGAGCGCTCGTGGGGTTCGCAGTCGCGGTTCTGGCCACTCGACACCAGGAGACCCCCGGCGCGCGCCAGTACGGCTGGCTCGCACTCGCCGGGGGTTGCTGGTGTGCCGTGGCTCTCGGGCAGGTCCTCGCCACCGGCCCCGACGTGGCGGAGACGGCGTACGTGCTGGCGCGGACCACCTCGGCCCAGCTCATCGGCCTCTGGGCCGTCTTCGTGCTCGTCTACACCGGCCGGCGGTCGTGGCTCCGCCCGTCGCGTCTCGCGCCGCTGTTGCTCGCGGCGAACGCGGACGTCCTGCTACTGCTCGTCGGCCAGGGGCGCTTCGTCGAGGCGACTGCCGTCCCGGTCACACAGAGCGGCGTGACGCTGTTCGTCGTAGAACGGGGCGCGGTCTACACGCCGAGCCTCGCGGTCTCCTACGTGCCGTTACTGCTGGGCTACGCGCTCCTGCTCGAGTTCCTGTTCCGGTCCGAGAACATCTACCGGCGGCAGACGGCGGCCATCGCAGTCGGGGCCGTCCTCCCCGGGGTCATCGCCGTGCTGTACGACTTCGGCTACACGCCGCATCCGGCCATCGACTTCACGCCGATGGCGTTCTCGGTCAGCATCCTGTTCGTCGGCTGGGTGCTGTTCAAGGACGAGTCGCTGTCGGTGACGACGTTGTCGGGGGACACCCTCGTCGACAACCTCCCCGACCCGGTTGTCGCGCTCGACGAGGACTGGTCGGTCATCGACTACAACGCCGCTGCTGCGGCCGAACTTGACCACCCCGACCCCGAGGGGGAGTCCCTCGACGCCCTCGCGCCGGGCCTTTCCGACCACATCACCCACGGTGAGGTGTTCTCCTTCGGGGACTCGCTCACGTACTACAACCCACAGACGACGAGTCTCACGGACCAGTTCGGGACCGAGCGCGGCCGGCTCGTCGTCCTCAGGGACGTGACCGGCCAGCAGCGCCGCCAGGACCGGCTCGAAGCGCTCCAGGCCGCGACACAGCAGTTCATCGAGGCCGAGACTGCCGAGGCGGTCGCGGAGATGGCCGTCGAGTTCGCGACGGCAGTCCTCGACCAGAACGCGGCGGGCGTGTTCCTCGAAGACGACGGCGTCCTCGAACCGGCGGTGGTCAGCGACACGGTCGCCGAACACGTCGAGGCGGAACTGCTGTACGGCCGGCCGACGGACGAGCCCGAGAGCAAGCTCTGGCGGACCTACGAGACCGGCGAGGTACAGACCGTCTCGCTGGAACAGGACGGCCTCGACCCCCTCGACAACGCGCTCATGCTGCCGCTTGGCTCTCACGGCGTGATGGCGGTTGCGTCACACGACGACACGTTCGCCACGGAGGACCGGCGATACGCCGCGATTCTCGCACAGACGACCCAGGTGGCCCTCGACCAGGTCGAACGCGAGCGCGAACTCCGCCGGAGCCGGAGTTCGGTCAAGCGTCGCCGCGAGCAGATAGAGTTCTTCAACGGCCTGCTCAGACACTCCCTGCACAACGCGATGGTCGTCATCCGCGGCCGCGCCGAGCACGTCAGGGACGACGTGTCGGCGTCGGAGCGACACCACATCGACAGCATCAGCGACTGGTGTACGAAGCTCACGGAGATGAGCGAGACCATCCGGGACATCAACAACACCGTGACCGCGAGCGAGGCGGAGCGGCTGGGTGCCGTCGACCTCAACGCGACGCTCCGTCGCTCGGTCCAGTCGCTCCGGGCGGAGTACGACTCGGCGTCGGTGACCTGCGAACTGGACGGGGACTACTGCGTGCAGGCGAACGAACTGCTCGACGAAGTCCTCCTGAGCGTCCTCCGGAACGCGGTCGACCACAACGACGCCGAGACCCCGCGGGTGTGTGTGTCGGTCCAGCGGGCCAGCGACTGGCTGCAGGTCCGCATCGCCGACGACGGCCCCGGGATGAGCGACGAACTGAAGACGAAGGTGTTCGAGCGCGGGCTCTCGCCGGACCAGACCGCCGACGGGTTCGGCCTCTACTTCGTCTCGGTCATGATGGAGCTGTACAGCGGGACGTTCTGGTTCGAGGACAACGACCCGACCGGGACGGTCGCCGTCCTCGAATTCCAGCGGGTGGCGGCCGCCGAACAGCCGGCGGACGGTCCCCACCGCGACAGCGACGACGGGGCGGCCGCCGAAGCGCAAGCTAAATCCCACAACCGCGGGTAG
- a CDS encoding NAD(P)/FAD-dependent oxidoreductase, with the protein MIGVVGGGIAGLSAAYRLQQRGYEVRVFEASEDLGGLAATYETAGDPIEKFYHHLSKSEETIVELAGELGLGDAVEWHIGKNAYYVDGVVHPMDKPWEILAYPHLSLYDTFRLGMLVLDIDVRGGVPSFDTYERLEDFEDVPIEQFVVEHTTRGVYENFFEPLLDAKFGDRKDDVSAAWLLGRVKFRGERDILNGEILGYFDGGFGRLLDALVDAVGRENIATGTRVTDIDTGGGAVSSLTVSDGTGATTHAVDDVVVAAMPNVLEELTGYACDIDFQGTVCSVVSMEESLLDTYWLNIADDAPFGALIEHTNFVSPERYGGEHLLYVARYIQDESEAIWGQDDDEVRETWLSGIESLFPEFDRDAVNWVRTARNPRTAPVYERGYLDMVVPYDLGDAVADGLYYAGMASRAQYPERSLNGGIVAGFECADRIADGSAATDADSPLSEARR; encoded by the coding sequence ATGATCGGCGTCGTCGGCGGCGGTATCGCCGGCCTCTCGGCAGCGTACCGGCTCCAGCAGCGCGGCTACGAGGTCCGCGTCTTCGAGGCGAGCGAGGACCTCGGCGGCCTGGCCGCGACCTACGAGACGGCCGGGGACCCCATCGAGAAGTTCTACCACCACCTCTCGAAGTCCGAGGAGACCATCGTCGAACTCGCCGGGGAACTGGGGCTCGGCGACGCCGTCGAGTGGCACATCGGGAAGAACGCCTACTACGTCGACGGCGTCGTCCATCCGATGGACAAGCCCTGGGAAATCCTCGCGTACCCGCATCTCTCGCTGTACGACACGTTCCGGCTGGGGATGCTCGTCCTCGATATCGACGTTCGCGGCGGCGTCCCGTCGTTCGACACCTACGAGCGACTGGAGGACTTCGAGGACGTCCCTATCGAGCAGTTCGTCGTCGAACACACCACGCGGGGCGTCTACGAGAATTTCTTCGAGCCGCTGCTGGACGCGAAGTTCGGCGACCGGAAGGACGACGTGAGCGCCGCGTGGCTGCTCGGCCGGGTCAAGTTCCGCGGCGAGCGGGACATTCTGAACGGCGAGATTCTGGGGTACTTCGACGGCGGGTTCGGCCGCCTGCTCGACGCGCTGGTCGACGCTGTGGGCCGCGAGAACATCGCTACGGGCACGCGCGTGACCGACATCGACACCGGCGGCGGGGCCGTCTCGTCGCTGACCGTCTCCGACGGCACCGGGGCGACGACGCACGCGGTCGACGACGTCGTCGTCGCGGCGATGCCGAACGTGCTGGAGGAGCTGACCGGCTACGCCTGCGACATCGACTTCCAGGGGACGGTGTGTTCGGTCGTCAGCATGGAGGAGTCCCTGCTGGACACCTACTGGCTGAACATCGCCGACGACGCCCCCTTCGGCGCGCTCATCGAGCACACGAACTTCGTCTCTCCCGAGCGGTACGGCGGCGAGCACCTGCTGTACGTCGCTCGGTATATCCAGGACGAATCCGAAGCCATCTGGGGACAGGACGACGACGAGGTCCGCGAGACGTGGCTCTCGGGCATCGAGTCCCTGTTCCCCGAGTTCGACCGCGACGCCGTCAACTGGGTGCGAACGGCCCGAAACCCCCGGACTGCGCCGGTCTACGAGCGCGGCTATCTGGACATGGTCGTCCCCTACGACCTCGGCGACGCCGTTGCGGACGGGCTCTACTACGCCGGCATGGCCTCACGGGCCCAGTACCCGGAACGGTCGCTCAACGGCGGTATCGTCGCGGGCTTCGAGTGCGCCGACCGAATCGCGGACGGCTCGGCGGCGACGGACGCCGACTCGCCGCTCTCCGAAGCCCGGCGCTGA
- a CDS encoding DUF6149 family protein, producing the protein MKIYQNPRHWASKKALTTPGVRSVANYGLVKLHTKIFLGKADEDRRAERRDHLDDFFDATMDTYVAALEADYSEAEAREITHIQANFDFYNHGWTEMMEFPAGELEAHYERYADFFETHGITIDDPLGTFRPADGVADAPSTPERLDEPEHPHAVGGFADDVYVETEDGEMIVGGGREEPDDVSPTDAPVIDEDDVENAAGD; encoded by the coding sequence ATGAAAATCTACCAGAACCCGCGCCACTGGGCGAGCAAGAAGGCCCTGACCACACCCGGCGTCCGGTCGGTGGCCAACTACGGGCTGGTGAAACTCCACACCAAAATCTTCCTCGGGAAGGCCGACGAGGACCGCCGGGCGGAGCGGCGGGACCACCTCGATGACTTCTTCGACGCCACGATGGACACCTACGTGGCCGCACTGGAGGCGGACTACTCCGAGGCCGAGGCCCGCGAGATAACCCACATCCAGGCCAACTTCGACTTCTACAACCACGGCTGGACGGAGATGATGGAGTTCCCGGCCGGGGAGCTGGAAGCCCACTACGAGCGGTACGCGGACTTCTTCGAGACCCACGGCATCACCATCGACGACCCGCTCGGGACGTTCCGCCCGGCCGACGGCGTCGCCGACGCGCCGTCCACGCCGGAGCGGCTGGACGAGCCGGAACACCCCCACGCCGTCGGTGGCTTCGCCGACGACGTCTACGTCGAGACCGAGGACGGCGAGATGATTGTCGGCGGCGGCCGCGAGGAGCCGGACGACGTGAGCCCGACCGACGCGCCGGTCATCGACGAGGACGACGTGGAGAACGCGGCCGGCGACTGA
- a CDS encoding NAD(P)/FAD-dependent oxidoreductase, with amino-acid sequence MSTSHVIIGDGIAGASAAETIREADPDASVTVLTDEGEALYNRILIKEFAKGKLPEAPISIHEPEWYEERDIDLQLNTHVTDIDPDAHEIQTHEGDTYEYDKLLVATGGTPAQLPVENSDADGVHHFWTFQDARGIREHADEADQGIIVGAGLLGIDLAAVCAAQEIDAKYLMRGNRWWRYALSEDGAAIIHEALEENGVEPVFESGVDRFEVDDDGHVTGAVDPDGNHYDGEWAGVAIGLDFNTEFLNGTGLELDDGVVVDEYMQTNIEDIYAAGDLTQFYDTILDSQAQNGAWGSAKEQGSVAGTNMVADAEEEEFRWVSSYSITHFDFPFLSFGHPTRGDDEAERKYSDSEWRRLAFEDGQLIGGVLIGDLSQQSTFKQLIREERQVADKKELLLEKDVDLEEVKAQTPAPAE; translated from the coding sequence ATGAGCACGTCGCACGTAATCATCGGTGACGGCATCGCGGGTGCGTCCGCAGCCGAGACAATCCGGGAAGCGGACCCGGACGCGTCGGTCACGGTCCTGACCGACGAGGGGGAGGCGCTGTACAACCGAATCCTCATCAAGGAGTTCGCCAAGGGCAAGCTCCCGGAAGCGCCCATCTCCATCCACGAGCCGGAGTGGTACGAGGAGCGCGACATCGACCTCCAGCTGAACACCCACGTGACCGACATCGACCCCGACGCCCACGAGATACAGACCCACGAGGGCGACACCTACGAGTACGACAAACTGCTCGTCGCGACGGGTGGGACGCCGGCACAGCTCCCGGTCGAGAACAGCGACGCCGACGGCGTGCACCACTTCTGGACGTTCCAGGACGCCCGTGGCATCCGCGAGCACGCCGACGAGGCCGACCAGGGCATCATCGTCGGCGCGGGCCTGCTCGGCATCGACCTCGCCGCCGTGTGTGCCGCACAGGAAATCGACGCCAAGTACCTGATGCGCGGGAACCGCTGGTGGCGCTACGCGCTCTCGGAGGACGGCGCGGCCATCATCCACGAGGCCCTCGAAGAGAACGGCGTCGAACCGGTCTTCGAGTCCGGCGTCGACCGCTTCGAGGTCGACGACGACGGCCACGTCACCGGCGCGGTCGACCCCGACGGCAACCACTACGACGGCGAGTGGGCCGGCGTCGCTATCGGCCTCGATTTCAACACCGAGTTCCTCAACGGGACCGGGCTCGAACTCGACGACGGCGTCGTCGTCGACGAGTACATGCAGACCAACATCGAGGACATCTACGCCGCGGGCGACCTCACCCAGTTCTACGACACCATCCTCGACTCCCAGGCCCAGAACGGCGCGTGGGGGTCGGCCAAGGAGCAGGGGTCCGTCGCCGGGACGAACATGGTCGCCGACGCCGAGGAAGAGGAGTTCCGCTGGGTCTCCTCGTACTCCATCACCCACTTCGACTTCCCGTTCCTCTCGTTCGGTCACCCGACCCGCGGCGACGACGAGGCCGAACGGAAGTACTCCGACAGCGAGTGGCGGCGGCTCGCCTTCGAGGACGGCCAGCTCATCGGCGGCGTGCTCATCGGCGACCTCTCGCAGCAGTCGACGTTCAAACAGCTCATCCGCGAGGAGCGCCAGGTCGCGGACAAGAAGGAACTCCTGCTGGAGAAGGACGTCGACCTCGAGGAAGTGAAGGCACAGACGCCCGCGCCCGCCGAGTAA